The following coding sequences lie in one Posidoniimonas polymericola genomic window:
- a CDS encoding response regulator — translation MSTRVLVADDSSTMRKIILRSLNAVGVPSAIEAADGEEAINAFKPGEFDLVLTDWNMPRKNGLEVIQEIRKQDTNVTIIMVTTEAEKSRVLEAIQAGVSDYLVKPFTADTLREKLEKHGC, via the coding sequence ATGAGTACACGAGTTCTGGTGGCCGACGATTCGAGCACGATGCGCAAGATCATCCTCCGCTCACTGAACGCCGTGGGCGTCCCGAGCGCCATTGAGGCCGCCGATGGAGAAGAAGCCATCAACGCCTTTAAGCCGGGCGAGTTCGACCTGGTCCTGACCGATTGGAACATGCCGCGGAAGAACGGCCTGGAGGTAATCCAGGAGATCCGCAAGCAGGACACCAACGTCACGATCATTATGGTCACGACCGAGGCCGAGAAGTCGCGCGTGCTGGAAGCGATCCAGGCGGGCGTCTCCGACTACCTGGTCAAGCCATTCACGGCCGACACGCTCCGCGAGAAGCTCGAGAAGCACGGCTGCTGA
- a CDS encoding peroxiredoxin, with product MSVLVQKEAPDFTAQAVMPDGTFKELKLSDYRGKYVLLFFYPLDFTFVCPTEIIAFSEAAAKFEEKGVQILGCSVDSHFSHLAWTQTARNSGGIGATAYPLVADLSKSIARDYDVLLDGGVALRGLFLIDKDGVVRHQVVNDLPLGRSVDEALRMVEALQYFEKNGEVCPANWKEGSRTIKPSVDASKEFFNAEYTG from the coding sequence ATGAGCGTGCTCGTCCAGAAAGAAGCCCCAGATTTCACCGCCCAAGCGGTCATGCCGGACGGGACGTTCAAGGAGCTGAAGCTGTCGGACTACCGCGGCAAGTACGTGCTGCTGTTCTTCTACCCGTTGGACTTCACGTTCGTCTGCCCGACGGAGATCATCGCGTTCTCCGAGGCGGCCGCCAAGTTCGAAGAGAAGGGCGTGCAGATCCTTGGCTGTTCGGTCGACAGCCACTTCTCGCACCTCGCCTGGACCCAGACCGCGCGCAACTCGGGCGGCATCGGCGCTACGGCCTACCCGCTGGTGGCCGACCTCAGCAAGTCGATCGCCAGGGACTACGACGTGCTCTTGGATGGCGGGGTCGCGCTGCGTGGCCTGTTCCTGATCGACAAGGACGGCGTGGTTCGCCACCAGGTGGTGAACGACCTGCCGCTGGGCCGCAGCGTCGACGAGGCGCTCCGGATGGTCGAGGCCCTGCAGTACTTCGAGAAGAACGGCGAGGTCTGCCCCGCCAACTGGAAGGAAGGCTCGCGGACGATCAAGCCGTCGGTCGACGCCAGCAAGGAGTTCTTCAACGCCGAGTACACCGGCTAG
- a CDS encoding polyhydroxyalkanoic acid system family protein — protein MPQFEVSVPHGQSKQDAHERLKNFSEKVREHYSEMVKEVEQNWEGDTLHFGFKTMGVGIKGNLTVNDNDIHVRGDLPFTAMMFKGKIESTLRDEITRLLT, from the coding sequence ATGCCCCAGTTCGAAGTCTCGGTCCCCCATGGCCAATCCAAGCAGGACGCCCACGAACGGCTCAAGAACTTCTCTGAGAAGGTTCGGGAGCACTACTCCGAGATGGTGAAGGAAGTCGAACAGAACTGGGAGGGCGACACCCTGCACTTCGGTTTCAAGACCATGGGGGTCGGTATTAAGGGAAACCTGACCGTCAACGACAACGACATCCACGTCCGCGGCGACCTGCCGTTCACCGCGATGATGTTCAAGGGCAAGATCGAGTCGACGCTCCGCGACGAGATCACCCGCCTGCTGACCTGA
- a CDS encoding (5-formylfuran-3-yl)methyl phosphate synthase produces the protein MPTELPTTPPTMLLISVQELAEVDACLAGGADLVDIKDPSRGPLGRPAAEQVRAITDRVGGARPVTVAAGDLGELPAAGLAAWADDAGARFVKLGLPTAGEQSTLAGLSAVRAALDQKTALAPVLYADLLPEPPPLSLLQSLRQAADASWLVVDTADKSGRPLNAIWSRQQITQLLSDAADAGMRVALAGRLGLAGLASLRRLAPAVLGVRGAVCVGGRTGKIDAALVSTVAALVCAGPAAARVPSEKT, from the coding sequence GTGCCCACCGAGCTGCCGACCACCCCACCGACCATGCTGCTGATCAGTGTGCAAGAACTTGCCGAAGTCGACGCCTGCCTGGCGGGCGGCGCCGACCTGGTCGACATCAAGGACCCGTCACGTGGCCCGCTGGGGCGGCCCGCCGCCGAGCAGGTCCGCGCGATCACCGATCGCGTAGGCGGGGCGCGGCCGGTCACGGTGGCCGCCGGCGACCTGGGCGAGTTGCCGGCCGCCGGGCTTGCGGCCTGGGCCGACGACGCCGGGGCGCGGTTCGTCAAGCTTGGGCTTCCCACGGCAGGCGAGCAGTCAACGCTAGCCGGCCTGTCGGCGGTCCGTGCCGCGCTGGACCAGAAAACGGCCCTGGCCCCGGTCCTGTACGCGGACCTGCTGCCGGAGCCCCCACCGCTGAGTCTGCTGCAAAGCCTCCGCCAGGCGGCCGACGCCTCGTGGCTGGTTGTGGACACCGCCGACAAGTCGGGTCGTCCTCTGAACGCTATCTGGAGCCGACAGCAGATCACCCAACTACTGTCAGACGCGGCAGATGCGGGCATGCGGGTAGCGTTGGCGGGGCGGCTGGGCCTTGCCGGGCTGGCCTCGCTGCGGCGGCTGGCGCCAGCCGTGCTGGGGGTCCGCGGCGCTGTCTGCGTCGGCGGCCGGACGGGTAAAATCGATGCGGCGTTGGTGTCAACGGTTGCAGCGTTGGTCTGCGCGGGGCCCGCTGCGGCAAGAGTGCCAAGCGAAAAAACTTGA